Genomic DNA from Perca flavescens isolate YP-PL-M2 chromosome 23, PFLA_1.0, whole genome shotgun sequence:
CTTGTTAGCAGTAAAAATCAGTCATGTGgggatcatttttatttttccttcatCATTAGTATTCAGGTCAGAGTCTGAGTCTTCAAACTGGGTGGCAAATAAGTTGACTACAAATAGTCACAGTTGGTCTCTCGTCCAATTACAGCAACAGACAGAAGAGATGTCGCTTTGAATATGATGAAGGATGCTCTAATCTGAACTGAATTACTGGCTCCGAGTTGTTGGTGTACTCACCGACTCCCAGCGCCTTCAGGTGGCTCGCAAACTCTGGTTTCTCCTCCAGGACCCGTAGCATGTTCGTGGACTCCATGCGCTCCAGCTGCACCTTCCAGTAGATGTAGATTTTATGATTGAAGCTCACGTACACCAGACAGGGGCTGTTCTTACCCTCCTTACATGTGTACTGACCTGcaaccacacacaaaaaacacacttaaCCTTCATTTATAAGGGATGTTTTTTACTCAATATGTGGGGGGCTGTGCTGTGATATAGTCTGTTATGTGAATTCCAATGAACACATTAGCAACCCTCTGCTGCCTGGCTACTAATATGTGTCTCTGCGGCAGAGCCAGCTTccacacaaacagagaaaccAATCTCATCTGCCTTAATGATCTCACAGAGAAGGCAGAAAGCAGAGTGGACAGGAGGGATTGAGTATTCTCCCAAACATTCGGTAGGTGTAAAGAAGAAACAAACCAAGACAGAATCAAGCAGAACAAACAAAGTCTCTTTCTCCAATCCACTTATTATTGCACATGTCATATAAGCTGCCTCAAATAAACTGTGGCTTGTTCAAACACTGCAGAAAGATttgaaaaagacagacagaaaaaagaaagtagaaGGAAGAGGCAAAGACTGGGTGAACACAAAGCTCAACGTTGCCACCTAGTGGTGTCATGAGAGGTTTTGAAATTCTAGCCATGTATTTACTCACACCATCCAACAGGCGAGCACACAGGAGAAAATCTGACCTGATGTATAAGATCATAGAGTCAAGTATGAGATCCCTTACCCGCACAGAAGGCGTTGACATTCTCATCGAACTGGAACCGCACTACTGTCCGATTGTGGTCAATGATGTAGGTTTGACCATCCCAGGCGCACGCTACCACCTCCTCTCTGCCGTCTCCCTGGAAGCAAACAGACACATCCTCGCCATGATTATCAAAACAAGTGGAACCTGCTTTTAGTGAATCCAAACTGACCATTTAAAAACACCCGTTCTGCAAGGTAAAACTACTGTTTTTGTCAGGAATCTGGTGGCTCTGAAGAGAGCATAGATGGATATAATGACTTTAGTTCCCCATTGTGAAGAACTGTTTGACAGCAATCTTAAGTGATGAAAGCATTCTAAATTTAGCAGCCATTCTTTTAGGtggcaaaaatacattttgctggGTGCCcacgtccacagcagtgcattGCTTAGATTCTGTGTCTGGACCTGcttcctgcctgcttctccaaactgggggcgtgccgatcgccatctactgtagctaatacactgactatggataagtacaCGCAACCCCATTTCAAAATATctaaactatccctttaatatAGTTCTAAAATTAATAGGCGATTAACTGATTGCTACTTTTATTTGAAGAATCGTAAAGAGTAACTTAACACCGGTGTGTGTTTAACTGCCCTCTCAAGGTTGAAAGTTTAAAGCTTCTGGGTGTGGTTAGGTGTGTGCTATATTGCACCCCATAGTTACGTAACAGCGTCCTGAAGTACACTTATACGtacatcactgcagcaaggTGAGAAGATAAACCAGTGGAGGTCAGCAAAAATTGACTTCCAACTGCtgttaaattactttttaaagtaatttaGAAAGCAAAATGGCCAAACTTCTCCAACATGAGGATATTAAGCTTTTATCTGTTTTATACATGTTAAATTGAATATGGTTGGGCAAATCAAActatttcaaataaagaaatacaaaaatacacacaaactcacagtaACGTCGAGCTTCTGCAGCGCAAACAGCTGATGATCCACCTGGACGGACCACAGGAGCTGTTCTGAGCTGTCCATCAATTTCAGGGTACCTGTAACATTTAAAGGTAAAGAGATGTTAAGTATAACATTAAAGTACAGTTCTGCCTGTTATTATATGCTACTGCTATTGTAAAAATTAAGAATACATGCATCAACAAATCTCAAGACATATTGGACAAAAGGTGCTTTCTGACAAACACTGATTCTGAGAAGTTTGCTTTTAATGGCTGATGATGTTGAAATACAGACAGTAATTGTTTCTAAGTTTATAACCTCTAATGGTATTGTAATTTCTTTTCTCTATGTTGGCTCATCAAGGTGTCACCAAGAGGGGGGTTGTGAGTGTAAAAAAATTGGCAGCCAGAAGCCTTAAGTGCTGATTATCTCACTAGATCCTCTCTTGTTTAAATATTGATGGGCTCTCCAGTTGCTCTGAGAGCTGGTCGCCAGTTATGTGCTGCTGCCAGAAGGATCCTCTGCCACCGACATATGACAAATGGTTTACCACACGTAGTATCACTACCGGCTCCAAAATACAGCAAGTGGATCACAAGACATAATATGGCTCGTACTAATTTGTATTTTACCTTGCTAAGCAAATACATAGATAAGGGTGCTTTCACATTAGGTTTGGactaaagcgtgatttatggtcctgcggaggctccgcgcagagctttcgccgtagcctaagcaagtggcctgaagtttatacttgtgcgttggtgtgtgcgtcaatcTCTTTAAAAGAAtagctgtgtgcatgtgtgtgtgttgagaaaaCATGAAGTCATACAGACTGAGTAACTCTTATTAACTCTATTGATTGGGAATGGGGGGACAGAAAGTCGTGAGACAGACAGCAATTTATGCAGCACATTACAGTGcattatgtgtttatttatcttatgaatttatttttcttctctggTGTCACAAAAAGCTCACCAGAAAAAAGATTTTAGTATTGTAATATGATGGAGATAGTTACCACATGGTTTACTATCTTTTTGATTGAGAAACTGCTAAAGTACACAGAGGAGGACACAAGTCCAACATACCTCTGGGTTTAACTTTTCACTTTGTGACTGATCAGAGAAATTCCATGTGCTCCTGTTACAATAGTTACACAGTGATGCTGTATCAATAAGCTATATATTACTTAAATATCTTTTAATTAATTTCTTTTTGAATTCATGTTAAAATCACATCTACTGTGACAGCTTTTATATCAGCCCAAACAGACCCAAACTAAACACCAGACAGGTTGATGTCAGAGCACCCTCAACATAATACACTAATTTTCTTGCCAATAAAAGATTTCAAATGTGTCAAAGTCACGACTTACCGTCTAACGTACAGAGAGCGAACAGCCCACATTTATAAGATTCCTCTTTTGAGCCTGATGAAAAACAGATGTATTAATCAAAATCTTTTCGATATGGTTACACctatttttcacaaaatataacACATGGGTTATCTATTAAGTGTTGTGTATAGTAAAGACAAAATTGACCAACTGGCCCAAGGTTTCGGTTTGGTACCTTTACTGATGCTGCCGATAAGATGAGTGGAAACATTCTTGTTGTGTATCCGCCCAGTGGTCAGATGGAGAACTACATCTCTGGAAGGTCCCTCACTGTGAGCAAAGAAATCAAAGCAAGTTTAATTCTCTAATCACAGCTTTTTACTTCTACACGTCTATAATTTTTGTTGCAACAGTGTCTACCTCCCGGGGGTTGCGGGGGCGTCTTCCCCAGAGCTGTTGGAGTCCTGTTGTGTCCAGGAACACAGCAGGATAGCGTAGCCACAGCCTGGCTGAGACACCATCAGCTCTGGTAAACCCTCTGGACCCGGGTTCACTGACAAACTGTCCACCTGCACCAGAGACATTAAACACTGGGCTTTCACTTTGTGTGATAATAAGCTTTCATTTCACTGTACAGGATGACTTTAGTTCTCTGTACTGCACATAAATAGTTGTTATATCACCCAGCTCTGCTATCCAGTTAGTGTACAGGAAAGACATTTGtccattaaagctttagtgcataacctttttatattaaagattacattcaagccattgccaaatgagttgatacaaagctaattaagactatcagctccacaaaactctctctgtatttctcagtatgttcagaaactggtgtcgTCCAGCAACTTTCGCGCAGAGAAGTGAAGATAAtcacctcttctgaagagtccatcatgctTTTTTTAATCCTACTTGGTTAATAGCAACTGCGTGAAGGAGGGGTGAGGGTGGTGCGCAATCACGCaagacttgtatcatgtggacgtttctgtctcatgggggagacagaaactacgcactatagctttaattgcCGTGACTCTACCATGTAAACTAAATGTGCCAGTATAAACCCAAACTTGATTAAGACATGCACCTCACAGTTTCAGTTAACATATGTTGAGATGATAATTATTGGTTGGGATACTAATTTATGGAGCTTAATTGAAGTGTACCTGACCCTCCAGAAGCCATTTCTTCAGCAGAACCAGCTGTCCAGATCCCAGCTCTGAACCATCAGACGGCTCCTCCCAACGGAAAGCTCGCACCACTCGGTCTGTGTAGCCCACCACCAGCTCACTGCGGCCATCACCGTCTACAGTACAGGCATGCACACGCTGTAGTCAAATTCAAAAAGCACAACAGATAGGATACAAATACAACATATAAGACAGTAATTTACCGATATCACTAATGATGATCACTTTAGTGTTTGCAGGAATATGTTGGGTGAAGAGGGGCTTCTGGTCATCAGGCGACATGAATTCATGCTGACTGGATGAATCAGATTTACTTGCGGTGGCAGCTGTCAGGTCAAAAAGGTGAAACCAGCCCTCTGCCCCGACAGCTACCACAAAGTTCTGTCaaacagggggaaaaaaaacacaatgtttgGAACATTAGCACCAAGATATTCATTATAGGCTGCTGCCgatcatttatcattttataacTAACCTTTCCTTTGTTGCAGACATCTCCAACTGCAACACAGGTCAGCTGCCAAACCAAGACACATTATAtgagtaacagaaataaatgtacTATATGATATAATAAGTATTTCCTTTGGTTTCCTGGTTTATGTACGGACCATGCCCACACAGGTTCTTGTGATCCAAGGTTTGGAGTCGTCATTCTTGTACACAAGAAGCTTTCCGCTGGTGTCCCCCACAACCAGCTCGTTTAACTATAGTGAATGGAGACAGACAGCACATTTTCTTTGCTATAATATGGAACCAGCACTATTCAAACACTGTGAAGAATAATCTGAATCTTAAGGTGAATGTCTTGATATTTTGCTTTGACATGCTCTTTTTTGACTAATTTATCTTCTGGTTCctaaaaaatgcaaaaagaatATGGGAGAAGCTACAGAGTAGTGTATACACATCTCAATGTTGTCTCAGGTGTGTTGGCAAGTTGCattctttaattatttttatgttaCTTATTTTAACGGTT
This window encodes:
- the itfg2 gene encoding KICSTOR complex protein ITFG2, with the protein product MRSLNYVQRVSLDFTGTLFPHAICLGDADNDCLNELVVGDTSGKLLVYKNDDSKPWITRTCVGMLTCVAVGDVCNKGKNFVVAVGAEGWFHLFDLTAATASKSDSSSQHEFMSPDDQKPLFTQHIPANTKVIIISDIDGDGRSELVVGYTDRVVRAFRWEEPSDGSELGSGQLVLLKKWLLEGQVDSLSVNPGPEGLPELMVSQPGCGYAILLCSWTQQDSNSSGEDAPATPGSEGPSRDVVLHLTTGRIHNKNVSTHLIGSISKGSKEESYKCGLFALCTLDGTLKLMDSSEQLLWSVQVDHQLFALQKLDVTGDGREEVVACAWDGQTYIIDHNRTVVRFQFDENVNAFCAGQYTCKEGKNSPCLVYVSFNHKIYIYWKVQLERMESTNMLRVLEEKPEFASHLKALGVDTEDPAAVRALVANVLYKDSQT